CGCCTTCCCACGCCCCATCAATCGCTTGAGTATGCCCATGGCTTCTGTTTCCCGTTTCAGTCCAGCAAGGTGTAACGCATATCGTCGGGGTGTCCCGCCGGCCGGCCCATCCAGCTGTCTCCCCCCAGGCTCAGCGTGGCCGACCCCAGCACCGCCGGCTGCACGTCGCGCTGGTCCAGCACCAGGCATACTTCGGCGGCCAGGCCGTGGCCCAGCGCGAACTTCATCAGCGCGCGCAGCGCCTGGGCGCCGGCGGCGTGCGGCTGCAGCGCGTTGAACTGCTCTCGGCGCAAAGGCCCCAGCCGCAGCTTGAGCTTGGTCTGGCGGTCCCAGATGCGCTCGCCGGCGAAGGCCGACAATCCCAACTCGCAGCCATCCATGCCCAACTGGCTCTGCTCGCCCTCGGGCACCTGCAGCCATTGGCCGACAAACTGCTCCAAAGTGGCGTCGACGCCGAAGAACCCTTCCACCAGCGTCAGCAGCGACTGCGCCGACAGCGGCTTCTGGCTGAGCAGGCCGGCGTAGTAGACGAACATCCGCTCGTCCAGCTCCGCGCCCGGCCCCATCTGCTGGCGCAGCTGGGATAGGCCGACGCCGCCCAGATCCAGCAGGTTGCGGGTGAAGCCATTCCGCTCGCCCGCCTCGACATGGATCCAGCTGCGGTACTTGCACCAGGCCTCGAAGAACAGCGACGCGGCGCGGTGGCTGAACAGGTCGAAGAAGGCGTGCATGGTGTCGTCGCGGTGGCGCAGGCGGCGCTCCAGCAGCAGCTCGGTATAGGCGGTGGGCAGCGCGCCGCTCGGCCCGGTCAGGCCGAGGAAGCTGATCGTCATCTCGTCCGCCGCGTCGCCCTCTTCCGTTCCCGGCTTGTAGCCGGTCAGCTCGCTGGCCGGGAAGGAAAGGGACGCCAGCGTGCGAAAACGCAGCCGCTCCGGCAAACGCCCGCGCCGCGCGCCCGGCCGGCGCGCGCCGGACAAGCCGAGTATGCGCGCGGCCTGGAAGAAACCGAACTGGCTGGCATCGGCCGCGAGCTCGTGCCGCAGGTCGCGGGGCTGCCGCGACGATGCCGTAACAGCCAACTCAGCATCGCTCATCTGCATCCTTTACCCTTTTCCTGCGTGCCCACGCGCCGAAGAACAGCCCGGTCATCAAACCCAGCGCTCCTCCCGGCACAAGAGCCAGCGAAACCAACAGCGTCTCCGCCATGGCTCCGCTGAAAAAATACAGAACGCCGCACATGATAAATGCCAAAGGCAAACATGCACAAACCATCAAATTCCATTTGCCTTTTCTTTCTTCCGCCACGTTGTCATGAAAAAAGGAGAAATGGCATAGCTGGACGATACTAGGCACCAGCACGGCGATCACCATCCATTCCATCGTGCCCTCATATCACCAAAGCCTCGCCCGCCCGCGCCGGCCATACCGCCACCTCCTGGTCCTGCTGCGTCGTCTCCACCCGCAACCGGGTGAAGCTGTTGGGCGCGCAGTACAAAGCGAAGAAGCGTTCCAGCACCGAGGCGAACAAGTAGACGCTGCCGCCGACATAGTAATCGGCGTCCAGTTTCAGCCTGATTTCGCTGCCGCGGACGAAGCCGGCGAAATCGCGGCCGCTGACGCGCGTCACCGCCGGCTTGCTGTCTATGCCCACCACGCCCTGGATCTGGCGCACGTTGACCGGCGAACCAGTGAGGTTGTACAGCGCCAGCATCTCCTGCAGCGCCGCCACGCCGGAATCGACGATGGACATGTAGTTCAGCGACAGATGCGAGATCAGCCGCCACTGCACCGCGCGGCCCAAAGGGCTGCGCTGGGTGGCCGACGGCTTGCGCAGCAGCCTCACCCGCTTCACCACCGAATGGCCGGGCAGGCTGAAATCGGTGCGCTGCGCCGCCTGGCTGCCGCCGAAGGGAATCTGCTCCGGCAGGTCGCGGTTGCTGCACAGCAAGTCCAGGCTCAGCACCTCGGCCGCCGGCCGCACCGCGTTGAACTGCAGATCCACCAGATGCAGTTCCAGGTCCGTTCCCTTGTCACCGGCTCGCGGCGAGCCTTCGCGGCTGGCGTGCCAGTAGAAGCGCGGCGTCTGGCGCTCGCTGCCGTGGCGCGTGGCATAGAACGGCGGCACCTCCTCGCTGCTTTCGCCCTCGCCGGACTTCTCCACCCGCACCACGCGGCGGATCTGGATCACTTCGTAAGCCTGCTGCTTGCGGCCGTCGGCCAGCACCGCGTAGCCGGCCTTCTGGTGGCTGACGCGGATGGGCTCGCCGGGCTGGTTGAACAGGTTGACGATGGGGGCGCAGCCCAGCTTCAGATGATGGGCTTGCAATTGGGTCAACAGCCGGTGATGGCGCTCGCTGTCCGGGTAGTCGCCCAGCACCAGCTGCAGCACCAGCTTGCCGCCATCCAGGCGCACCGCGGCCTTGTCCAGCTCGGCGATGTCGACGAACAGGAACTTGTCCGGATAGCAGAAATATTCGGTCAGCAGCCGGTAGCCCATGAACGAGCGCTCGTCGTACTCCAGCATGCCCTCGTCGCGGCCGAAGCCCACCGGGCGGATGGCCGAGGCCGGCAGCACCGCGCTGCGCGACGGGTCCTCGCTGCCATCGCCGACGCGGATGCGCAGCACCTGGGACAGCAGGAGCTCGTACAGCAGGTGCATCAGCGCCGGCTCGCCGTCCAGGAAGAAGCGCAGCGAAGTCAGCCCTATGCTGTTCAAGGCCAGGCCGCCGTGGGTCTGGAACTCCATCGTCAGCAGCGCCGCCGCGTCCGGCGCCAACTGGCGCAGATAGGGCGAGCCGCTGGTCAGCTCCAGCTTGGCGCTATTCAGCGACAGCGGATACAGGTCCACCGGGTAGGCGCTGCGGAATTTGCACACCACGCCGTTGATCGCCGGCGCATGCACCGGCTGGCCGCGCTCCACGCGGTAGCGCTTGGCGATCTCCGGCCGCGCCGGATCGCACTCGAACTGGACGATGGTGGCCGACGGAATCGGCTGCAGATAATGCGGATACAGCACATCCAGGAAGCTTTCCGCCACCTCGGGATAATCGTCGTCCAGCTTTTTGTGGATGCGCGAAGCCAGCAGCGCGAACGCTTCGATCAGCCGTTCGGTGTGCGGGTCGGCGCACTGGTCGCCTTCCATCTGCAGCCGGCCGGCGATCTTCGGATAGCGGCGCGCGAACTCGCCCGACAGCTCCCGCAGGTGGCCGAGTTCGCGTTCGTAATACGGTAGTAAGGATTCAAGCATGAAGGCTCAAGTAAAATAGTTATATCAATCGCCTGCCAATTCCAAATCAATAGCTATGCATGCACTCAACGCCAATGGGTGTTGCTCAGCACGACAAGGGCTACCGGCGCCAGCACAATCCCGCCGAGTACCAGCACCCCATCCATCGCCAACGTCACCGGCGTCAATAGCACCATGGCGCGCTTCACTCCCGGAGAGTGGCTCTCCCGCACGATGATTTCATAATCGTGGTTGAATTTGCTGACCGACGCTGGCAGTTCGAAGCCTTTGGCCAAATAACGCGTGCCCCTAACCTTGTAAACCTTGGTCCAGACTTCTTCTTGGAACCCCTTGCATTCGAAGCCTTCCATTTGCAGCTGCTGGCGCTCCGCGTCGGAGACTTTGCCTTTGAGTTGGAGCGTCACCTGGCCAGACACATGATTGTCGTGATCCAGGTCGAAATAGGAAAACTCAGCGTTCAGCCGCGGCTTCAGCGGCGACCGCAACACTTGGGGCAGATCACCAATCTGGTCCATCACATAGTGATAATCCGTTCCCAGCACCACCAACTTCTTGCCATCCACAGAAGCGAAAAAACCGCTTACTCTTTCACGCTGATAGTCAACAGTGTCTTCCGTGCTTTTTTTGAGCAAAGAGGCAGTAGTGCAACCACTCAAGGCCAAGGCGGCAGTCGATAATAGAAAATTGCGACGATTCATATTCATTCTTGCAAAAATTACAGCCCGCACACGCAACTCCATGCCCGGTCCATTCACTCACTATTCCCGTCAAGCCTGTTCGGGTCCAATATCCGGATTACCCGCAGCTTAGCCGCCGCTGTACATCCTCTTCATTTCCTTCTCGCGCTCTCGCCGCTCACGCTCCGCCTTCACTTCCGGCAACTTGTCCAACTGCTGCTTGTTATTGATGTCGTCGGTGAAGAAAATAGTGCGGTAACGCCAATAAGTGCCCCCCGGTTCCAGCTTGTCCAGCGATGATTGCATGAACCAGGCTCGGGAATCGTGCACGTGGTCGTCATACAAGGCCATCAACTCCTTGTCCGCCACCACATCAGCGTGCAAAGCTTCGCTGTCACGCTTGAGCAAGGGGAACTCGTCCATGATCTTGTCCGCGCTGAACAAACGCGAAGGGCTGGTCAAAATGGACGTCAGAATGCCTACCAAATTGCCTTTATTGGCCAAGCTAGCACGATCGAGATAGTCATTCGTGAAGTCGGTCGCGCCCAAATCCAGTTGCACTTTGTCCAGCGTCGGCTCATACGCCTTGTTCAGATTAGGCTTCCACTCAATAGGATTGCCATTCTCGTCCAGTCTCGGCTTTTTATCCTCGTCCAACAGTGGTTCCGGGGCTGCCGGTTTTCCCTTGCCGCTTTGCTTGTCCCAGATCCGCTTTTCTTCCTTCACCCGCCATTCAGGCGTTTGCCGCTCTTTGGACGCGTATTGGTAGAAATTGGAATGACTCTGGTCCTGCCCCCCCTTGCCCTGCAAGCCGCCAGAGAAACGCTCTATCCGCCAAGCATTAATCTGGGCAGCTTGAGCCCGCATTATCGCCTCCATCGGCCCCTCCTCTTTTCGTGAGGCAGGCAGATGTTTGGTAGAAAAATTTTGCCACGCATTGAATCTACGAATCAGAACATCATCAATAGCAAACAGCTTTTGCACATCGTCAAGCATGAAGCGCCATGGTTCCTTAGCCTTCAGCATCGCCAACTGCTGAGGATTGGCATTCATCAACCTATCTGCATTGATTTTCAAAGGTGCTCCCGCTGCAAAAGCAAGCGAATACAGATGCAACAACGCTACTTGAGACAAAAGCAGCGGCTGTCCATCCAATGCCTTACCCTGATCTTGTGGCGGATAGCCTCCACCAACATCACTATGCATGCCGGGATAAACCCACTCGCCCTTGACGCTGGCCGGATAGGCCCCCACCGCATCGGTACCCACCGAATCCAATGGGAAACACAGCCGCTGCTCATGCGCGCTGACCAAGTGCACGCAGCAGTCGGCTGGCAACCACGGCGGCAATTTCATTGTGCCATCCGCCCAGCCCTGGTGACCCTGCGCGCCTGGCGCCAGCTCGGTCAACCCCACCGAGGCCACGGTATCGAGCAGACCGACAAACTTCACCTCTATCGGGAAGCTGGCCAGCGCGCCATCCTCGATCAACTCTCCCAGCCGCCACAAGAAGGCGCGCGCCTCGGCCGCGCCGCGGGAAAAGCCATAAACGAACAACTTGATCTTCAAGATCTTTGGCTTGTGATCCGGCTTCTCCTGCTCAGCCAGTACGTCCTTAAGCGCCTTTTTCACCAGGGCCCGCCGCTCATCCGGCGTGGTCTCATACTTGACCGTGGGCCCCTTCTCACGCTTTTCGTACTGGTATTGCAGGCCCTCGACCAGCTTGGCCATATCTTCCTCAGATGGCGGCTCCAACGGCGTCGCCAAATGCAAAGCGCGAATTAACCTAGTAATTCCCCACTGGATTCTGGCATCGCCGCCAGACGCGTAACGCAGACCGCTATCCAAAGGCTTTTTCTCACCAATTTCAGGGAAACAAGTGCCCACACCCTGGATGTAGTAGCTGAAATAGCCACTAGACTGAGCATCATCCTTACCGACTGTCGCATGATACAGGCGACGGATATTGGTGCTACACACCGGATCGGCGGCATCATCGCTATCGCCGTGATTATTGGTGCCGTCAAAAAACAGGCTGACATTCATCACCAGCGCGCAATCCGCCGGCTTGCCCTCTCCGCGGGCATCCACGCAGTGCGCGGCGATTTCCCGCTGCTGCGCATAACGCTGCTTGATCACCTCATTCAAGTCGCTCGGCCAGTGGCCACGCTCCGGAAAGGCGGGAGCCAGGCTTACTTTCGACATGTCTGCTGACCTCCCAAACGGCGAATCAGCTCCGGATAGCGGCGCGCTCCCCCCGGCAAGGTCTGGATCACATCGAAGTACTGTTTGCAATCGATAATCACCCTGGCCTCATCGCAAGGCAGGAAGATCAACGTCACACCGCAGGTCTTGTTATATTGGGGCACCGATACAATCGCGGCGTGACGGGTGTATTGGGCCTCATGCGCCTTTACCCATACTTTCTCGGCCTCCGACAACGAGCCATTTAGGTTACCTCGAGGACGCTTTGAACCGTCAGCATTCAGGCCGACCCGAGGATCCTTCATCCACTCAACTGTCGCCGTCATCCCCGGCTGCCATTTCGCGGGATATTCAATGCAGCAATCATCGCCGCCGCTGCCGGCGATGCCTTGGCCATTGAATTTCGCCCAGACAATACTAGTTTGATTATCGGTATTGATCACTCGCCCCGCCCCCCCCATCATTTTGGGCTCGCCCATGCTTTGGCAAGCCGCCAACACCGCCAGCAGCGGCAACATCCACCATTTACGCCACATACCTATTCCCCTTATTCATATTTCATTCAATCATTGGCTTGCGTCTCAAACGCCGGCAACGCATTGCGTCTTGCCGCCTAAACGGCGGATCAATTCCGGATAGCGTCCTGGGCCACTTGGCAAGGTCTGAACTACATCGAAATGTTGCTGGCAATCAATAATCACCCTTGCCTCGTCACAGGGCAGGATGATCAACGTCACGCCGCAAGTCCCATCATATTTCGGCACCGATACGATGGCAGTATGCCGGGTGTAGCGGGACTCATGAATCTTGTCCCAGCGATTGATCGCTTCCTGATTACTGGCTGGCCGTTTAGAGCCATCCGGATTGCCCCAGCGCTGCGGATCTTTCATCCACTCGACTGTCGCCGTCATTCCCGGCTGCCATTTGGCGGGATACTCGATACAGCAATCATCGCCGCCGCTGCCGGCGATACCCTGACCATTGAATTTCGCCCAAACAATGCTGGTTCGATTATCGGTATTGATCACCCGTCCCGAGCCACCCATCATCTTGGGCTCGCCCATGCCCTGACAGCCCGCCAGACCGATCAACGCGCCTCCCCAGAGCAAGCGCCGCCAGCTCATGCGTTTTCCCTGAGCATGCGCTCCACTACCGGGATCCGCTCCGCCTCGGACCACAACTTGGCCTTGTCCGCCGCCTGATGGGCCTGCGCCAAGCGGCGCACCAGCTCCTCTTCGGAATCCAGGCCATACAGCTGCGGCACCAACAGGTGGTTTTGCCGCCAGGTTTCCGCCAAATGCCAGCAGGCCAGCGCGTCGATATGCGGCTGCTCCAGCGTCAGCGTGTCATGCACCCACTCCAGTGGCGGCAACGACTGCAGCGCGGTGGCGTCCAGCATGCGGGCGTGGCCGTCGCGGTCCAGCCAGTGCCATTGCACCGCCGGCTCCAACAGCAACTGGCGGCGCGGCTCGTCCAATGCGTCCACCACGGCGGCGAACAGCCGCGGATCGTGGAAACGCAGCACGCCCTGCTGCAAGCCTTTGTCCCAGGAGGCCTGCATGCACAGCGTCAGCCGCTCGGCCAGTTGGTCGTAGTCCCAACCGCTGAACAGCGCCAGCACCCGCGGCTGGCCCTGCCATTGCCGCAGCAGTTTCAGCAAGCGCGTTTGCGGCTGATTGGCATCCAGGCGCACCAAGACCGGGCCTTCGTCGGCGGCCTCGGCATGCGGGGTGTCTTGCAACAGCATGCGCGGCGGATACAGCGCGCCCACCCGGCTTTGCCAGCGCGCGCCCATCTCGGCTTGATCGACGATCAAGTCCAGCCACGGCAGCTCCAGCTCTCGCGCCGTCTGCAATAACATGTACAGCCAGGCTTCCGGGCTGGGGGCGGTCATCACGATTTGCGGCTTCATTTGGCGGCCACCAGCGGGTTGGCCTGGCTGAACGCCTGTGCCATGCATTGCTTGCATACGGTATTGGGGAAGCGCGGCAGCGGCGGATTCATTTGATCCGGTCCGCTGAAATTGTGGCTGGCACCCTTGATGCTGATGGTGCCCGGCGCGTGTAGCTCGATCTTGCCGTCCTTCAGGCGGATATAGGCCCCACCGGAGGTCAACAGGATTTCCTGCTTAGCATTGACGTGTATCGTCTGCTTGGCCGAGGTGATGGTCACATCCTTATCCGCCGTCAGCTCCATCGCGTCGCTCTGCGCCTGCACCTGCACCTTGCCCTTCGCCGCGATCAGCTTCAGCGCCACCTTGTCCTTCACCCCCGCCACGAACAGGCTGATGTGCTGGCCCACGTTGTGAATCCAGCGCCGTCCCGTGGTGTGGTTGGCGTCGCGCTGGGCGACCAGGTTCAGGTTCTGGCCGGCGGAGACGGTCTGGCTTTGTTCGGTGAGGGCGGCGATGCCTGCGGGCGCGGACAGCACCAGCAGCGGCTGCTGTCCCGCTTGATCCTTGGCGGTCTTGCCATCCTTGTCGGTGTTCGATCCCGCTTCCCAGGCCTTCAGCGCGTCGACGTGGTGCTGCAGGTGGCCGTCGGTTTTCTTGCCGGCCTTGGCGTTGTCCGGGCCGATTTCGTCGGGGCCGGTTTCCATGGCGTCGGCCAGCTGGCCGCTGGCGGTTTCGGCCAAGGCTTGCGAGAGGCTCAAGGCGGCGTCGAGCTGGCTCTGCGCATGCTCGCGCGCCAGCTGTTTGCCGGATGCGCCGTTCTGCGCTTCGGTGGTGAGCAGCAGGCCGTGGGCGGCGCGGATGGCGCCGTGGTGGTCGGTTCTGAGCTCGAAGCCGTCGCCGCGTGGCAGGGCCTTGCCGTTGCTGCGCGGGTGGGCGAGGTAGCCCTGGTTGAGCTGGGTCTTGCCCGGCTCGCTGCTGAGCTTGGCGCGCACTTCGCCCGGGGTGTCGTCGAACAGCAGCTCGTTGTAGCCGCCGCCCTGGTGTTCTTTGGATTTGATGCCGGACAGCGTCTTGTTGGCCGGCAGGCTGCCGGCGCCGCTGAAGTCGGGCGTGGGGTGGCTGCCGTTGTACAAGACGCCGGTGATCACCGGGCGGTCGATGTCGCCTTCGATGAAGTCGACCAGCACTTCCTGGCCGATGCGCGGGATGAACTGGTGGCCCCAGCCGGCGCCGGCCGACGGCATGGCGACGCGCAGCCAGCAGGAGGATTTGTCGTCCAGCGCGGCGCCGATGGTGGGGTGCTCGTCCGGCCGCTGCCAGTGGAACTGCACCTTGATGCGGCCGTGTTGGTCGGTGTGGACTTCCTCGCCGGCCGGTCCCACCACAGTGGCGGTCTGCACGCCGCGCGATTTCGGTTTGGCGTGTTCTGTACCGGCATAGGCCGGGGTCAGCGGGATGCCGTGGCGCTGGGCCTGAATGCGGGTGGTAAACGGGGCGTCGGTTTGGTCGTCCGTCGGCAGGATGGACTGCAGATCGGTCGGCAGGTTGTTGCGCACCTGCAGCGTCTGGCCGGTGACGACGAATTCGCGCTGCTCGTGGCTGTCGGCCTCGTGCGCCGGGTGGTCGTCCAGGCGGAACCACTGGCCGGCGGTCAGGCCGCGGATGGAGCCGGCGCCTTCGAAGCTCTTGGCCTGCAGGTCGTGCGCCTGCTGGCGCAGCCGGGCGTAGTGGCTCAACTGCTCGGCGTCGCCGGCGTAGTACAGGCCCTGCGGATCGTAGTCCTGCAGGCTGGACTGCAGCGCCTGGCCGCCCGGGCCCTGGTCGATCTGGCTGCTGTCGCCGGTGTGCTGGGTGGACACCGGCTGGTAGTCGAAGGTGGCCAGCGCCACGTTGCCGGGCACGATCTGGCGGGCGGCGCTCCAGTCGGTGAGGCCGTCTTCCTCTTCCGTCGCGTCGCTGCGGTGGAAGCGCACCCGCTCCACCTCGGCCGGCGGCAGGCTGTAGGCGTCGTCGAACACCGCCAGCTTGACCTGGGGCGCGTCGCCGTCGACGTGCTCGAAGCGCCAGGCGTAACCCTCCTCGTGCAGCAGGCGGACGATGAAGCTGAAGTCGTCCTCGCGGTATTGCAGGCAATAGCTGCGCGGCTGCGCCGGGCCGACCTTGAACTCCACCGTTTGCGCGCGCGCGAACACCGGGTTGGCCGCCTGATGCTCATGGACGATCTGCTGGACGATGTCCGGCACGCTCAAGTCCTGGAACACGCGCGAGGTGCGGCGGTGGCGCAGTAGCGCGATCGGCGGCTCGATGGTGAGGCCGTACTGGGCGAAGCCGCCGTCGGAACCCATCAGCCGGGCCTGGCTGACCACGCCGCAGCGGATGGTCTCCTGGCCCTGGGCGTCGGCGATGCCGATGCGGGCGGCCTGGCCGAGCAGGGTCTTGAGTTCGATGGCGCCGTCGGGGGAAAGGCAGGTGAGTTGATAGCGGTAGGCCTGGGACACGCCTTCTTCGCCATTGAGGCTTTGCGGCAGCAGCTGCTCGGCGGCGACCTGTCCGCTGCCCAGCTCCAGGGTGAGCAGGCGCTGGTCTTGATTGAAGGCGGAGGCGAAGCTGGCTAGGAGAGAGCTAAGGTCCATGGCGCAATCTATCCGTTATCGTGTATCTGAAGGCTTTGATGCCGCTCCGTGGGGCTCACGCCGATATCGGCGGAGATGCGGCGACGGGGCGGCTGTTTCCTGCGTCTATCAGTCGTTGACGACCAGGCGCACGCCATGCACTGGACGCTCGGTGTCGTAGCGCAGGGTGATCTTGCTGGACGGCACGCCGGCGTTCATCAGGTAATCGCGCACATTGGCGGCGCGAGTCTGGGACGCGGCCTTGGCGTTGCCGATGTCGCGGCGATAGCAATGACCGCGGATCAGGATGGATTTGGCGGTCTTCAGCTTGGGCAGCAGCAGGTCCAGCTGGGCCTCGCCTACCGGAGTGAGCTTGGCGTTCATCTTTTCAAACGGAACCAGGGTAGCGTCGGCCGCGTAGTTGGCGGCAGCCTGCTTGGCAATCTGCGCCTTAGCATCATTGGCTGCGGCGGCGGCCTTGCTGGCCTCCACTTGCTCCTTGGTCGGCACCGTTTTGCAGGCGGCGCAAGACAAGGCGACAACCACGGCGATCAACAAACGTTTCATAGCGACTTTCCCCAAGTTAAAAAAAACTTAAAAACCCGCCCGGGGCCGGGCGGGTCAGAATTCCATCGCTGGAATTAGGCGATTACTTTGTTCGCGGTCAGGTCCCAACCGGCGCTGACATTGCCGCCGCCGGCGCCGTCGGCGCGCTTCTGCTGGGTGTAGGTCCACTTGATCTTGCCGTAGCTGAAGCTCACCTTTTCGGCCGGGAAGCCGCTGTCGGTGGCGGAGCCGTGCGGCTCAACCTTGGAGATCAGGACTTGTTCCATCTTGATTTCCATGTACTTCACCTTGTCGCCACCCGCGCGGCACAGCTCGATGGTGATCTCCTTGATGTGCTTGCCGGTGCAGCAAGCTTCGTAGATCTTCGGGCTGGCTTTGTCCAGGAAGTGGGTGATTTCGTACACGCCGTGGTTCACGCGTTCGGCGGTAGCGCCGCCGGCGGTGCTGGCGGAAGCCTGGGCCGGTTGTTCCAGCTTGTGGCTGAACGATTGGATTTCGATCCAGTCTTTGTGCTTGTCGTCGCCGCTTTCGCCAGGAATGCCATCGATTTTCAGAAATGCATCAAAAGCCATCAGTACTTCTCCTTAAACAAGGTTCAAAAAATGGGGGCGGGACTCCCCCAAGCTGATCAATGCGTCGCGTTAGCCCGCCGGTTGCGGCAGCTCGGCCACCAGACGCAAAGAAATCGTCAGCTCGTCGAGCTGGAAATGAGGGCGCAGGAAAGCGGCGGCGCGGTAGACGCCCGGCTTGCCGGGCACTTCCACCACGTCGACGCGCGCTTCGCGCAGCGGGTACTTGGCCTTGGCTTCCTGGCTGGCGGAATCGTCCAGCAGCACGTACTGGGCCAGCCAGGTGTTCAGGTAGTCCTGGACGTTCTGGCGCGAAGCGAAGCTGCCGATCTTGTCGCGCATGATGGACTTCATGTAATGCGCGATGCGGGATACCGCGAAGATGTACGGCAGCTGCGTGGACAGGCGCGCGTTGGCGTTGGCCGAGTCGGTGTTGTAGGTCTTGGCCTTTTGCGCCGACTGGCCGCCGAAGAAGGCCGCGTAGTCGGTGTTCTTGCAGTGCACCAGCGAGATGAAGCCCAGGTCGGACAGCAGCTTCTCGGTGCGGTCGGTGATCGCCACCTCGGTCGGGCACTTCAGCGCCACTTCGCCGTCGTCGGTCTTGAAGGTGTGGGCCGGCAGGCCTTCCACCAGGCCGCCGCCTTCCACGCCGCGGATGGCCGCCAGCCAGCCGAACTGGGCGAAGGCGTCGGTCAGGCGCGCGGCGTAGGCGTAAGCCGCGTTGGTCCACAAGTATTTGTCGTGGTTGCTGCCGTCGACATTTTCCTCGAAATCGAATTCCTCGACCGGCACATTGTCG
This genomic window from Chromobacterium violaceum ATCC 12472 contains:
- a CDS encoding type VI secretion system Vgr family protein; this translates as MDLSSLLASFASAFNQDQRLLTLELGSGQVAAEQLLPQSLNGEEGVSQAYRYQLTCLSPDGAIELKTLLGQAARIGIADAQGQETIRCGVVSQARLMGSDGGFAQYGLTIEPPIALLRHRRTSRVFQDLSVPDIVQQIVHEHQAANPVFARAQTVEFKVGPAQPRSYCLQYREDDFSFIVRLLHEEGYAWRFEHVDGDAPQVKLAVFDDAYSLPPAEVERVRFHRSDATEEEDGLTDWSAARQIVPGNVALATFDYQPVSTQHTGDSSQIDQGPGGQALQSSLQDYDPQGLYYAGDAEQLSHYARLRQQAHDLQAKSFEGAGSIRGLTAGQWFRLDDHPAHEADSHEQREFVVTGQTLQVRNNLPTDLQSILPTDDQTDAPFTTRIQAQRHGIPLTPAYAGTEHAKPKSRGVQTATVVGPAGEEVHTDQHGRIKVQFHWQRPDEHPTIGAALDDKSSCWLRVAMPSAGAGWGHQFIPRIGQEVLVDFIEGDIDRPVITGVLYNGSHPTPDFSGAGSLPANKTLSGIKSKEHQGGGYNELLFDDTPGEVRAKLSSEPGKTQLNQGYLAHPRSNGKALPRGDGFELRTDHHGAIRAAHGLLLTTEAQNGASGKQLAREHAQSQLDAALSLSQALAETASGQLADAMETGPDEIGPDNAKAGKKTDGHLQHHVDALKAWEAGSNTDKDGKTAKDQAGQQPLLVLSAPAGIAALTEQSQTVSAGQNLNLVAQRDANHTTGRRWIHNVGQHISLFVAGVKDKVALKLIAAKGKVQVQAQSDAMELTADKDVTITSAKQTIHVNAKQEILLTSGGAYIRLKDGKIELHAPGTISIKGASHNFSGPDQMNPPLPRFPNTVCKQCMAQAFSQANPLVAAK
- a CDS encoding OmpA family protein; amino-acid sequence: MKRLLIAVVVALSCAACKTVPTKEQVEASKAAAAANDAKAQIAKQAAANYAADATLVPFEKMNAKLTPVGEAQLDLLLPKLKTAKSILIRGHCYRRDIGNAKAASQTRAANVRDYLMNAGVPSSKITLRYDTERPVHGVRLVVND
- a CDS encoding Hcp family type VI secretion system effector encodes the protein MAFDAFLKIDGIPGESGDDKHKDWIEIQSFSHKLEQPAQASASTAGGATAERVNHGVYEITHFLDKASPKIYEACCTGKHIKEITIELCRAGGDKVKYMEIKMEQVLISKVEPHGSATDSGFPAEKVSFSYGKIKWTYTQQKRADGAGGGNVSAGWDLTANKVIA